In Haliscomenobacter hydrossis DSM 1100, the DNA window GTTTGTTACGGATTGTAAAGGTACGACAAAAGCGCAGAAGCCCATTGGTTTGTCGCAATTTTTCGCCTAAAAAACACTTAACCTGGCTGACAATCAGCCTGAAATTTTTTTACCAAACAACGAAATAAAGTGGAATTTCAACGGCATTTTGGGGCTATTCAAAGAAATGTGAAAAAAAAGCAAGCCGATAGTTTGATTCTAATGTTAATTTAATGTAAACTTGAAGTAAAATAAAGATTAACTGGTTGCAAAGCCAGCCCAAATCTATGGTTTCACCTTTTAGATCACCTGGCGATGACTGGTTTGAAAGTGTTCTGTGTTTGGGTCCTTGCAATTGCCGTAACCGTTGTAGATGGCCAAAGTAGAATTGCGTATGTAAAGACCCGGGAAACGAATGTGTTGGATACAAAGGAATGGTCGACCAATAGTGAAGTTGTGGCGATTCCATTCCAATTTTCAGGAACCAATATCCTGTTGGAAGCAGAGTTGAGCCATCAAAAGGGACTGTTTATCCTGGATACTGGTGCTCCTACTTTGATCATCAATGAGCCACACCCCAAAAAAGAAGTAGCAGCCAATGGCGTCAATGCTGCATTCGATATGGAGAATACCGTGGTGAAGTTGTTTAAAATTGATAAGGCAGAATGGAAGAATATTCCGGCCTATGCCCTGGATTTGCAACAGTTGGAATCCAGCAACAAACAAAAATTATTGGGCCTAATCGGATATAGTGTGCTAAAAAAGCATGAATTATTGATCGCTCCCAAAGAACACATGTTATATTTGTTGCCTGTAGACGAATCGCTGCGCCTGGATGAAAGGATGCCATTAGCGATGACCAATTTGGTTTTGGAAGACCACTTGCCGATTATTGAAGTCAAAATAGAAGGCCATACCTGGCGATTTGGCATTGATACCGGAGCCGAATCCAATTTGATCAGTGAAAAGTGTTTGAGCCAATTGACGGCAAGTTTTTACGAACAAAAAGGCATCAACAACATCCGCGGTTTGGATAAAACAACCCAAACGCGTAAGATTTTACGCTTGCAAAAGATTGCCATCGGGGGCCTTGGCTTTGACCAGGTTGATTTTACAGAAATGAATTTTGATCACCTTTCTGAAGGCAATACTTTAAAATTGGATGGGATCATTGGCAGTGATCTATTGAGCAAAATGAAATTTTCCCTCAATTACCGAAAGAAGAACTTTAAAATTTGGGAAAAATATTAGTCAATCTACCTGATTGATAAAGAATCCCCTGCATGGTGAAAGTCATCATGCAGGGGATTTTGTGTTGACCAACGATGGTATTTAAAAATAACCTTCCTTTTACATCCACTTCATATTTGGTTGAGACTTTTGTCGCTGTTGCCATTGTGCTCAATGTTAATTCTTCAATTAACAATGAGTTACAAAACTTAACGCAAGCTATGCGCATAGTTAACTCAGACTTAAAAATGGCTTAACATTGGCGCTTTACCTTTGCGGCAGCATTTTGATAACCAACCATACCAACCATTATGAAGAGGTTCTTTACATTTTTCACTTTGATTCTCCTCACCCTCACCAGTATTGCCGCTCAAACGGTGGTGAACATCACCGATGCGAGCATTACCGCTGGTCAGAAAGTTACTTGGACCAAGAACAACGTTTATCTCTGCGACGGACTTGTCTTCGTTGAAGAAGGAGCAGAATTGACCATTGAAGCAGGCACAGTGGTGAAATTTACACCGCGCGCGGATTTGGGTAACCCTTCTGCACTGGTCATTGCACGAGGTGCAAAAATTTATGCCAATGGTACTGCTCAAGAACCGATCATCTTCACTGCACAGGCTGATGATGTGAATAACCCAGCCGACCTTGGACCTACCGATAACGCACTTTGGGGCGGTTTGGTTATTTTGGGCAAAGGGGTTACGCAAAAAAATGGTAACGCCAATGTATCCGTAGAAGGAATATCCACAAGCGAGCCTCGCGGTCTTTACGGAGGCAATGACAATAACGATGATTCTGGCGTGTTGCGTTACGCATCTATCCGCCATGGTGGTCGCCAGATTGCTTCTGGTTCAGAGTTGAATGGACTCACCTTGGGAGGTGTAGGTAGCAAGACTGTACTTGAATACATCGAAGTATATGCTAACTCTGATGATGGCGTTGAGTTTTTTGGTGGGGCACCAAACTTGAAACATGCCATCGTCGCTTTCGCCGAAGATGATAGTTTTGACTGGGATGAAGTTTATTTAGGCAAAGGTCAGTTCTGGTTCTCCATTCAGCGTCCGGATATTGCTGACAATGGTGGTGAGTTTGATGGAACCACTCCCGACGATGCTACGCCTTACTCAAACCCCACCTTGTACAACTGGACGCACATCGGTTCTGGTGTAGGTGCTGCTGCTGGCAATGCCAACGGTTGGTTGCTGCGCGCAGGTACTGCTG includes these proteins:
- a CDS encoding pepsin/retropepsin-like aspartic protease family protein; the protein is MTGLKVFCVWVLAIAVTVVDGQSRIAYVKTRETNVLDTKEWSTNSEVVAIPFQFSGTNILLEAELSHQKGLFILDTGAPTLIINEPHPKKEVAANGVNAAFDMENTVVKLFKIDKAEWKNIPAYALDLQQLESSNKQKLLGLIGYSVLKKHELLIAPKEHMLYLLPVDESLRLDERMPLAMTNLVLEDHLPIIEVKIEGHTWRFGIDTGAESNLISEKCLSQLTASFYEQKGINNIRGLDKTTQTRKILRLQKIAIGGLGFDQVDFTEMNFDHLSEGNTLKLDGIIGSDLLSKMKFSLNYRKKNFKIWEKY